The nucleotide sequence GAATGACCAGTATCTCTGGAAATCTTACTGAGACTGTGACCGTATACCCGATTGGCTGTTCGGATATGTTCATATTGATCCATCCTAAGCATCCTTTCACCTTTTCTGTATATGGTTTTAAAACCATATACAGAAAAGGTCGCTGTGGGTGGTCAATTTTCCGTAATCACTAGCTCTTTAACTGATCAATTTTAGAGTATCACAACCAAAGAAACCTCAACGAAATAAATCAAGACGGCTAACAAGGAGCATGATATGGCTGAAGTTGTAATCTATTCCACCTCGGTATGTCCTTACTGTATTAAGGCAAAACAGCTGTTGAGCCGCAAGGGGGCGGCTTATCGGGAAATTGATATCAGTCGTGATCCGGCTTTGGTCGAAGAGGCTCAAACGCGCAGCGGCGGACGCAAAACCGTACCCCAGATATTTATCGGGGGTTATCATGTCGGAGGCTGTGACGATCTGTACGCTCTGGAGGCCGTCGGCAAA is from Pseudomonadota bacterium and encodes:
- the grxC gene encoding glutaredoxin 3, with translation MAEVVIYSTSVCPYCIKAKQLLSRKGAAYREIDISRDPALVEEAQTRSGGRKTVPQIFIGGYHVGGCDDLYALEAVGKLDDLLK